The proteins below come from a single Phycisphaerae bacterium genomic window:
- a CDS encoding diacylglycerol kinase family lipid kinase: MIENILAIINPISGYARARQLPMKLQRRLRDEGFSTRIHITQGPNDATDYVHRHGGDFDLVIACGGDGTVRDVVSAASVENIPVTVFPTGTENLFSKELGITSDLDCMVRMLRHGHFIDIDMATVNDKRFLLLSGIGFDARVLLMLNRFRTGNITHLTYFWPIWRTFWEYDFPPINVQADGQLVMDNEPGLVFISNIRRYAVGLQICKRAEKDDARMDLCIYKTDHQISLLAHAWRTVLGRHVDHPNVVYRQASDIKIWSDREIPFAVDGDPAGFLPATYQVLPKALKVLVPPE, encoded by the coding sequence ATGATAGAGAACATCCTGGCCATCATCAATCCCATCTCCGGCTACGCCCGGGCCCGACAACTCCCCATGAAACTCCAGCGGCGCCTCCGCGACGAAGGCTTCAGCACCCGCATCCACATCACCCAGGGCCCCAACGACGCCACCGACTATGTCCACCGCCATGGCGGCGACTTCGACCTCGTCATCGCCTGCGGCGGCGATGGCACCGTCCGCGACGTCGTCTCAGCCGCCTCCGTCGAGAACATCCCCGTCACCGTCTTTCCCACCGGCACCGAAAACCTCTTTTCCAAGGAACTCGGCATCACCTCCGACCTCGACTGCATGGTCCGCATGCTCCGACACGGACACTTCATCGACATCGACATGGCCACCGTCAACGACAAACGCTTCCTGCTCCTCTCCGGCATCGGCTTCGACGCCCGCGTCCTGCTGATGCTCAATCGCTTCCGCACCGGCAACATCACCCACCTGACCTACTTCTGGCCCATCTGGCGAACTTTCTGGGAATACGACTTCCCGCCCATCAACGTCCAAGCCGACGGCCAGCTCGTCATGGACAACGAACCGGGCCTCGTCTTCATCTCCAACATCCGCCGCTACGCCGTCGGACTCCAGATCTGCAAACGCGCCGAGAAGGACGACGCCCGCATGGACCTGTGCATCTACAAGACCGACCACCAAATCTCTCTCCTCGCCCACGCCTGGCGAACCGTCCTCGGCCGACACGTCGATCACCCGAACGTCGTCTACCGCCAAGCCTCCGACATCAAGATCTGGTCCGACCGTGAGATCCCATTCGCCGTCGACGGCGACCCAGCCGGCTTCCTCCCCGCCACCTATCAGGTCCTCCCAAAAGCCCTCAAAGTCCTCGTCCCGCCGGAATAG
- a CDS encoding methyltransferase domain-containing protein — MFVKLEQINHRPQPFEFYTAADLWTNEHTARQMLAFHLNEEIDLSSRKREFIDRSVEWIDSHFHIGPRLRIADFGCGPGLYTTQLARRGASVTGIDFSSNSLAHARKVADQEQLNIAYVNQDYLQYETTERFDLILMIMCDFCALSPSQRRRMLAKFHRLLARGGAVLLDVYSINAFERRQEAASYGLNLLDGFWSPNPYYGFLNTFKYDAEKVVLDKYTIVEPQRTRTVYNWLQHFTPQSIEVELREAGFMMDSLFADVAGTPFDPTADEFAVVARHS; from the coding sequence ATGTTTGTCAAACTTGAGCAAATAAACCACCGACCGCAACCATTTGAATTCTACACGGCGGCCGACCTCTGGACCAATGAGCACACCGCCAGGCAGATGCTCGCCTTTCATCTGAACGAGGAAATCGATCTCTCCTCGCGCAAGCGCGAATTCATTGATCGGTCGGTGGAGTGGATCGACTCCCACTTTCACATCGGGCCCCGTCTGAGAATCGCCGATTTCGGCTGCGGCCCCGGACTCTATACGACGCAGCTCGCAAGACGGGGGGCGAGCGTGACCGGCATCGACTTCTCGTCCAACTCGCTTGCTCACGCCCGCAAGGTCGCCGACCAGGAACAACTGAACATCGCCTACGTGAACCAGGACTACCTTCAGTATGAGACGACGGAGCGATTCGACCTGATCCTGATGATCATGTGCGACTTCTGCGCGCTGAGCCCCAGTCAGAGGCGCCGGATGCTCGCAAAGTTTCACAGGTTGCTTGCTCGCGGCGGAGCCGTCCTCCTGGATGTCTATTCGATCAACGCCTTCGAACGCCGCCAAGAGGCGGCATCATACGGCCTGAACCTGCTCGATGGCTTCTGGTCGCCCAACCCTTACTACGGATTCCTCAACACCTTCAAATATGACGCGGAGAAGGTGGTTCTCGACAAGTACACAATTGTGGAGCCCCAACGGACGCGGACAGTCTACAACTGGCTGCAACACTTCACCCCCCAAAGCATCGAAGTCGAATTACGCGAAGCCGGTTTCATGATGGACTCGCTGTTCGCCGATGTCGCGGGAACCCCCTTTGACCCCACAGCCGATGAGTTCGCCGTGGTCGCAAGACATTCTTGA
- a CDS encoding four helix bundle protein — protein MGREINSCHDLRVWQEGMRLVTDVYELARRLPNEEKFGIIPQMCRAAVSVPANIAEGHGSSHRKVFLNHLSITRGSLMELETYLLLIVQLQFLEPQNTQAIHQRIQTVGKLTSALIRALKRRSSPSPKTEPHRQQPESGTQTPRPSRHLIS, from the coding sequence ATGGGGCGCGAAATCAATAGCTGTCACGATCTGCGGGTTTGGCAGGAAGGGATGAGGCTGGTCACGGACGTGTATGAACTCGCTCGGCGGCTTCCGAACGAGGAAAAGTTCGGCATCATACCACAGATGTGTCGGGCGGCGGTTTCCGTGCCCGCCAATATCGCCGAAGGGCACGGCTCCAGCCATCGCAAAGTGTTCCTCAACCATCTCTCGATCACCCGCGGCTCATTGATGGAACTGGAGACGTATCTCCTCCTGATCGTTCAGCTTCAGTTCCTCGAACCGCAGAATACCCAGGCGATACATCAACGAATTCAGACTGTCGGCAAGCTGACCAGCGCCCTGATCCGTGCCCTCAAACGCCGCTCATCTCCCAGCCCCAAAACTGAGCCTCACCGACAGCAGCCAGAATCGGGAACTCAAACCCCGCGTCCCAGCCGTCACCTCATCTCCTAA
- the kdsA gene encoding 3-deoxy-8-phosphooctulonate synthase yields the protein MNALPKLTLPQGQIGPYPIGGPDARMVVVAGPCVIESLDHCLTVAGRVGEICKAIDLPCFFKASFDKANRSSIDSYRGPGLEKGLEILAEVKRRTGLPIVTDIHTPDQAAPAAQTVDVLQIPAFLARQTDLLVAAAQTGRCVNVKKAQFMAPWDMENVRDKLRSANAPHVVFTERGVFFGYNRWVVDFRAIEWMHQLGIPVLMDATHAAADPGGMGKASGGQRDMGALLARAGVAAGADGLFLEVHDNPEKAKSDAATVLPLDWLPELLEQCLKIYQTVRK from the coding sequence ATGAATGCACTACCGAAACTGACTCTCCCCCAAGGCCAGATCGGCCCATACCCCATCGGCGGCCCGGACGCCCGCATGGTCGTTGTCGCAGGACCGTGCGTCATCGAATCCCTCGACCACTGCCTCACCGTCGCCGGCCGCGTCGGCGAAATATGCAAAGCCATCGACCTCCCGTGCTTCTTCAAAGCCAGCTTCGACAAGGCCAACCGCTCCAGCATCGACTCCTACCGCGGCCCGGGCCTCGAAAAGGGTCTCGAAATCCTCGCCGAAGTCAAACGCCGCACCGGCCTGCCCATCGTCACCGACATCCACACGCCCGACCAGGCCGCCCCAGCCGCCCAGACCGTCGACGTCCTCCAGATCCCAGCCTTCCTCGCCCGACAGACCGACCTGCTCGTCGCCGCCGCCCAAACCGGCCGTTGCGTCAACGTTAAGAAGGCCCAGTTCATGGCCCCCTGGGACATGGAAAACGTCCGCGATAAACTCCGCTCCGCCAACGCCCCCCACGTCGTCTTCACCGAACGCGGCGTCTTCTTCGGCTACAACCGCTGGGTCGTCGATTTCCGGGCCATCGAATGGATGCACCAGCTGGGCATACCCGTCCTCATGGACGCCACCCACGCCGCCGCCGACCCGGGCGGTATGGGCAAAGCCTCCGGCGGTCAGCGAGACATGGGCGCCCTCCTTGCCCGCGCCGGAGTCGCAGCCGGGGCCGACGGACTCTTCCTCGAAGTCCACGACAACCCCGAAAAGGCCAAATCCGATGCCGCCACCGTCCTGCCCCTCGACTGGCTGCCCGAACTCCTCGAACAGTGCCTCAAAATCTACCAAACCGTCCGAAAATAG
- a CDS encoding GntR family transcriptional regulator, translated as MTPFQIDPNRPVPLHSQIRDGIQALIRDGAHQPGDLLFTEVGLSRQFGVSLGPIRQAINHLVAEGLLIRRRAKGVFLAEPQQTAAQKVTFVIPDVGHSFYGSMLRGGEQCARQLGYDLLVANSDFDLQAETDILGRLAQTEPHAVVLCHIGGDQCRRQVEELIARGFVVVMVDTRLGDLPVDTVENDNFQIGLDATNHLLAHGHRRIVHLTSSEWPNSAVTARRDGYANAMVQAGLQPVVQTIHQPGDRWEIDVERRVTQWIESLSQPLPTAIFAINDTECVGIIRGLIAAGLDVPTDLSLIGCADLDLARALTVPLTTIDQDSYGMGRRAVQRAVDRLEGRLAGDPTNEIHPHRLVERMTVRELGSHATNRRRTSGQVAAKSIKP; from the coding sequence ATGACGCCGTTTCAGATCGACCCCAACCGCCCGGTGCCCCTTCACAGCCAGATCCGCGACGGCATCCAGGCCCTGATCCGCGACGGCGCCCATCAACCCGGCGACCTGCTCTTCACCGAAGTCGGCCTCAGCCGACAGTTCGGCGTCAGCCTCGGTCCCATCCGCCAAGCCATCAACCACCTCGTCGCCGAAGGCCTCCTGATCCGCCGACGCGCCAAGGGTGTCTTCCTCGCCGAACCCCAACAAACCGCCGCGCAGAAAGTCACCTTCGTCATCCCCGACGTCGGCCACAGCTTCTACGGCTCAATGCTCCGCGGCGGCGAACAGTGCGCCCGCCAACTCGGCTATGACCTCCTCGTCGCCAACTCCGACTTCGACCTCCAAGCCGAGACCGATATCCTCGGACGACTCGCCCAGACCGAACCGCACGCCGTCGTCCTCTGCCACATCGGCGGCGACCAGTGCCGCCGCCAGGTCGAAGAACTCATCGCCAGAGGCTTCGTCGTCGTCATGGTCGACACCCGCCTCGGCGATCTGCCCGTCGATACTGTCGAAAACGACAACTTCCAGATCGGCCTGGACGCCACGAACCACCTCCTCGCCCACGGCCATCGCCGCATCGTCCACCTGACCAGCAGCGAGTGGCCGAACTCCGCTGTGACCGCCCGCCGAGACGGCTACGCCAATGCCATGGTCCAGGCCGGCCTCCAGCCGGTCGTCCAAACGATCCATCAACCCGGCGACCGATGGGAAATCGACGTCGAACGCCGCGTCACCCAATGGATCGAAAGCCTCAGCCAGCCGCTTCCCACTGCCATCTTTGCCATCAACGACACCGAATGCGTGGGCATCATCCGCGGCCTGATCGCCGCCGGCCTCGACGTCCCCACGGATCTATCCCTCATCGGCTGCGCCGACCTCGACCTGGCCCGCGCCCTGACCGTCCCGCTGACCACCATCGACCAGGACAGCTACGGCATGGGCCGCCGGGCCGTCCAACGGGCCGTTGACCGACTCGAAGGACGACTCGCCGGCGACCCGACCAACGAAATCCATCCGCACCGCCTCGTCGAGCGAATGACCGTCCGCGAACTCGGCTCGCACGCAACCAACCGCCGCCGAACCTCCGGACAGGTCGCCGCAAAGAGCATCAAACCATAG
- a CDS encoding prepilin-type N-terminal cleavage/methylation domain-containing protein: MNADHPKHSPPNAKAFTLIELLVVVAIIAVLVSILLPALASVRKRTKDLMCETNLRSLWQATLLYAQDNHDRLPPVPWTSAAWSEPQHNQSFWVDQLVPYIAKSLQIELVPGKVDHIFRCPYDGTWDGWGRRSSYMVYPELAQNGWMLTAFSQPSRTTYMKDVIYLWHLDPISMRGCNISFLDGHVEYAPGSRADYWYWE, encoded by the coding sequence ATGAACGCCGACCATCCAAAACATTCGCCGCCAAACGCCAAAGCCTTCACCCTCATCGAACTCCTCGTCGTCGTCGCCATCATCGCCGTCCTGGTCTCCATCCTCTTGCCCGCCCTGGCCAGCGTCCGCAAACGGACGAAGGACTTGATGTGCGAGACAAATCTCCGGTCGCTCTGGCAGGCCACGCTGCTCTACGCCCAGGACAATCACGATCGGCTTCCACCGGTGCCGTGGACCTCCGCCGCATGGTCCGAGCCGCAGCACAACCAGAGCTTCTGGGTCGATCAACTGGTTCCGTACATCGCCAAAAGCCTCCAGATCGAACTGGTGCCCGGCAAGGTCGACCACATCTTCCGCTGCCCGTACGACGGCACCTGGGACGGTTGGGGCCGCCGATCGTCCTATATGGTCTACCCCGAACTCGCCCAGAACGGCTGGATGCTGACCGCCTTCTCCCAGCCATCCCGAACCACCTACATGAAGGACGTCATATACCTCTGGCACCTCGATCCCATCAGCATGAGAGGATGCAACATCTCGTTCCTCGACGGGCACGTGGAATACGCCCCGGGCTCACGGGCCGATTACTGGTACTGGGAGTAG